Below is a window of Lacibacter sp. H407 DNA.
GAAGAATAAATTCCATCGCAGCTTTCCGTTTTAATCCCCGGCAACCCTTCCACAATGTTGCCAACTTTTACACCGGTTGGGAAAGTGACCATGTTCCGGGTAAGCAGCTTGCCAATTAAAGGAATGCGTTGAATACGCAACGTGGGCGATGCGTCAAAATTTAACCATCCATCGGGAGCATTTAAGCCGCAGCCGAATTGTACATATTGAGTCATCGTATTTTGGGTTTACATTTTACAAAGATAGATTCTGGTAAAAGTTATCGCGGCGTAATATTAAACTCTTCCCGTAAACGCTTGGTAAGTGGCACAAACCTGACGATCCGTTTTACAATGGCCTTCAGTCTGAAACCGAATTCTTTTCTACCAATTTGGGAAATATTTGATTGATGAACAACGTACACAACCATTGCTTGCTTAACAGGATAAATTTCTACATTCATTTCTATCTTCATTCTGTCTTTTATCCAGCCATGATCTGTAAAAAGATTAAAGTCCTCCCAAACAAGTGATTGAAAGTCGGGAATTGTAACCAGATCTGTATGGAGCACATGTGTTGAACCGTTCAGAAAACGCATATTTTTCGGAATCCGAATCAGGTAATTTGAAGGAGCTCGATAGAGATATCCTTTCTCCAGATACCAACCTTTTCTTGTGTGTTTCTGCAGGTCTGCTGTCAAATATTCAAAAAAACTGTTCGACAAACGATCATCTGCGTCAAGAGCCATGATAAAGTCACAACCTGATTCCTTTGCTAATTTTGAAGCATAGCAAAGTTTACGGGCTTTGTCCCAACGACGTACAACCAGTTTCTTAGATTTGAATTTTCCCAATAGTAAATCTCTGTTTTCCATCTCTTCATATTCCTGATAGCCATACGGGAATAAATCATACCTTATACGGGAATCATCGATCTGAAAGTCGGGCGCATCGGTATAAACAACAAAAATATGGACGCTTTCATAAGTTTGCCTTAACACTGAATAGATTGTTTCTCGCAGAAGAGAACTTTCCTTGACCCAATCAACGGATTCTGCCTTTGGACGAAACGGAATGATTACTGCAAATTTTGGCAACTGCATCTCTTAATTACTGCTGTTTTGATTTGAATAAAATAAACGGGTTAGCTGCGTCTTATAGTTTTCGGGCGTAAAATACTGCTTCATGGATTGAATATTTTCTTTCCGTGTTTCCGGATCAATATCGGTAAGCGTAAACTCTTTTATATCATAAAGTGTTACACCCAAATCCTTGAATGCACCCCAAGTTGTAACGTCCTTCCGCAGAAATACCTTTTTCCCATAAGAAAGTAACGTAATAATGTTACCCAACCCTTGCTGCCTCCCATGATTAAAAATGCCGATTTGTATTTCCGTCAACATCTTTTTATATTGATCCAGAGGAATGAAATCGAGTAACGGCTTGAAATGATCACCAAATAACTCGGCACCTTTTTCTACGACATCATTTCTATAACTTTCGTTCCCGTAACTCAGAGGAACAATCACTTCAATACCAGCGTCCTTGAAGGGCAGCAGTATTTCAAAAATTTGAAGATGATTATTCGAAGGATCTGCAGAATTACCGACCAGAATTTTGATTGACTCCTCTTTCCCAGCAGTTCTTTTTCGGACAAGCTCTTCAAAAAAAGCAACAGTATAAAGGATCGATTCATGAAACTCACCTGCTGCGCCATACTTTTCTCGCACAAACTCATAATCACCCCTTACAAACCCCACAAAGTGTTGCAGCTTTTTAATGAGCCGCTTCTTTGAAACCGTTTCGCTATCGTAATAATAAAAATCACCGCCCCACATCATCCAGTAACATTTTTTTATGAGCCATGGCTGTAACAAAAGTAAACGGATAACTCCCTCGTGCCAAAGACCGTGCAGAATAATCCGCTGCGATCGATTAATGGCAAACACAAACTTCAAAAGCTTATAATAATTATCAACAATGGTAACATTCGGTAGATTGTCAAGATTATACTTTTTATAATCCTTTCCAACAATATAAAAGTGATGATCTCTTACATCAAATTCCTTCACCACAAATTCAATATATCCCCGAATGAATTTTTCAAAGATCATGATGTGGACTATACGCATAATGTGTTCTGTGTTTTTCAATTTTATATGAGCTGATGAACAAACTATTCAGAGATAGGATAAATTAATTTTTGATAAACAACATTGTTGTATATAAAACGGAGGTAAGACCGTAGGGGCAATGCCCTTGGAATTCTTTCGGAATCCACTTGTTTGAACTCAGTAATTCAGGGAATGATTGAAGGTAATATTGACGATCTGCATTATCAATCAACAACATTCCCCCACGTTTTACTTTCACTATAGAATGGGCTATGCAAGAAGGGCGAGCTCTCCCATCAACCACCACCAGATCAAAAGACGAATCGGCATATTCATCAATTGCTTCGGCATAGGCGACAAACCTCATGCCTTTATATTCAGTGAAACACGACAAGTAATTTTGAGGATCAGTACAATCTGCTTCTGCCATTTCAACAGTTACTTCAGGTTCAATAATCGAATATCTGATGTTCAATAAATTCAAGTCCTTTATTGCCGAAGCTACCTTGTCATACCACTCCGGGTTATGCTCAATAGAAACAACAGCTGCTGCCCTTTCAGAAAAAAATAATGTTGACCCTCCCGAACCATATTCAAAAACACGCATTTGTTTGTTCACTTTTTTTTCAAGGAAAGAAATTGAACTAAATACCAACCACGGAATACGATAATGTAAAATTCCCTCTCCGGAAGTTTTATAAAAACGCCATTGGCCAAAATAAGAAAGGTCATTTATAAACTGAAGAAGTTTCCCCCGCAACAGCAGGTACCTTACTGAAGTAAAACTGTAAATAAAAAAATCAAAAAAAGCACTTCGTTTTTTCATGAATAGTGGTTGCTTATATACTGCTGCAAAAGCCGGTCCTCACAAATTGAATTAGTTATATTATTTGATCGAACAGTTTAGCAAGCTTTGCAGTTACAGCTTTTGCAGAATATTGTTCAAATATTTTTTGACCCACATCCGATGGCTGAAACTGTTTCGTATACTCACAAAAATAATTCCAGATCGTTAGCCAGCGGGAAGCAATCTGATCGATCTCTTCTTCGCCGTTAAACCCTAATACCAACCCTGCATTCGCATCTTCCAGCACTTGCACCGCTGTGCTTGCACTGTGTAATACCGCAAGTATAGGCTTACCACTTAATACTGCCTGGTACGATTTACTGGGAGTATAATGCGGCTCGGTACTGCCAAGAATAAATACAGCATCAACTGCTGTAAGATGTACCAATACATCCAGGTATGGAATGCGTTTGGGATACTCAAAAACGACACGCTCCCACAAACCATATTTTTCTGCCAATGGTTTGATATTATACCCATTGGCATCATTGGGCGATTTACCCGTACCGATAAAATGAAATTCAACTTCGGCAAATTGTTCTTTATGCGCTGCAATGGCTTTGAATATCTCCTCAAGTGGCCGGTATGCTTTTGGCAACATGGCGCCGGCATAAAGAAATTGCAGTTTCTTGTTTTTTTGAAACAAATAGGGCTTTAATAACAGATCCTTCATTCGTTCATGATCCTGCGCTTCGCCGCCATAAGGCATAGCTCCAAATAAACAGCTTTTTGTTAAATGCGGATTACGTTCAATCACCGCTTTGTAATAACCTTCAGCAACACCTGTAATTAGCGCCGCTTGTTTTACAGCCTTTGGTTCCAACCACCTCGCCAGTCGTGTACTGAACCAATGCCGGGAAAATAACTGACCAGATCCGGGAAATACATGCACCCATGGATCAATATAATCAATACCATATTTTACACCTGTTTTCCGATGCAGGTAGGGCCCGATCAACGAAACATAAAACGATGGGATTGGGATATACACAAAATCGATTTGTTCCGTTTGAACTAAGTCCAGGGCCCGCTTTCGTAATTGATAAAAAGCACGCAGTCCGATATCGCCAATCAACCTTGGCTTCGTTACATTGTGAGCTTGTACCTTCTCAATACGCTGTTCTTCGGGCAAAAGCTTATGCAGGTTCCAATCCAATTCCTCCTCATAGAAATCTTCATGCACAGTTAAGATCACTGGCGTCCATCCAAAACTCGGTAAATGCTGCGCAAATAATCGGCTTCGGTGCACAGCTGCCAAGTTGGAGGGCGGATAATGTGGTGTTATAATGAGAATAGTTTTCAATTTACATATTTACGGAATTATTGACTGATACTAGTTTGTTTTTTAACAGTACCTGTACTCGTTGAAATTATTTTTCTCAAATGCTTTGGTTGTTCTTTTGTATTATCTCTAATGGGATATTTCCAATCTTTGCTGCAATGTCAGAATAGGAACTCCAATAAGATCCATAAATTTTACAGGTGCGGGATAATGAATACAAATCAACCATGGCATCTGTCATACCTTCAACTGTATTTCTGCTTAAAACTGCATTTGCGTAATATACCCGTTCACCAAACTCTGTTATTAATTCCTCTTTTACGTGCGGGTCATCGGTTGCAACATAAAACGACACTTGTTTGTTATATGCAACTTCATCACGCATTTTCAGTTTAAAATATTCTGTAGGGCTTTCATAAATACTGGTTTGATGGTCTCCCCTTCGAATATGAATACCAACCGTGTTATTCGTAAAATGTTTCGTATTTGCATTTATTTTAGCCTGAATAAGATCAGATGGCATGAAATACTGCAAATTTTCTCCTTGAAAGTAAAAATCGTTGCAGGCTTTTATATAAATATCCTTATTAAGTTGATCAAATTTCGAAACATCAATTACCCCGTTAGGCGCACACCAAACATACTCCCGCATATTTACATCATACATAATAAAACCAATACCCAGTAACTTTGAAATAGTTGCAACAAGCACTGGTTTTGCCCTCACTTTATCCAGGATATCTGTTCGCATGCTTCGTTGAACAATGTGCAGTGCTGGGTGCCTTTGAAACAGATCATAGAAATTACAATTTAATCCCTTCTCCCGCTCCCATACAATTTTTACGTCACAACCTATTCGCTTGCCAAGGCTGATTGCCGAAACCATGACCCGTATTCTGTTGGCAAGTCCTGAATGCGGCTTTACGATAACGTTCATGTATATAATTATTAGAGTTTATTGTTGCCAACGACGACTCGGTATTTCATGATTGCTTTTGTAGCTATTTTGCTCCCGCTGCATATAGGGCACTGTCAAGTTTTGGCGATAGTATACCAGCTCCCCTTCTGTTCAGGTGATGGTAGTCATAAAATCCCTCGTCAGGTAGAGGGTAACTTGAAAAATCAATAACTGTATAGTTACTATACTTTGTACGATAAACGGAATGCCATACAGAATCATACCCCCCCATACCAAAGTCCCGATGCACAGGCGACCTTAGCAAAATTAATCTCACCTTTTTTTGGTTACATAATTCTGCAATCGCATCAAGATAAACAAGATCGGGTGAGCTGTCGCTCACCATGAGCCCCTTTTTTGGATTTTGATTATTCTGATCACGTTTAAAATCAACCAATGAACTATCATGAACAAGATAACCACCAAAATTTCGGGAGCTGAAGATCGTTTGCTTTGGTTTCAGCAATAAAAGTAAATTTTGCTTTGTAGTCAGCGGCAGTGTGTTCAAATACTCTTTGGTATTACGTTGCAGAAGCTGGCAATGTTGTTTGAGTGTAATAAGCGGACCATAATTTGGTAAATGATGCTGAATAAATCCATTTCCGTTAGTCCATTCATTTGTCTGCCTCTCGCTCATATGAATTTCTGACAATTCAACAACAATCGTTTTTACTTGTGGATTGGCTGAAAGTAATTTATCTACTTTGGCACTCGTAAAAAAATAAGGCTCGGCCGTATTTGCAAAATTGCGAACCCGTGGAATGAGTGAATCATTATATGCATAAGCAGTTCGGGAATGCCCAAACAGGAAAATGGTTTTCCCGGCCACGGTTCGGTAAAGAGATGTTTCAGACGCAGCCTTATTACCAAGTAAAATAAGCGCTAATGCCAAACTAATTACACCCGCAAAAAAAACAAACAGGCGAACGATAAACTGTTTAATTGTTTTCATTGGGTTGTCCATAGATCCTGTACATAATTGAATCGGCCACATGAGGACGATAGTGTGAATCTTCGTAATAGTTTTCAATGGTTTCAGTGAATGCATTTTTGCCCGAAAAATCGAATACATTTATTGTACCAAACAACTCCTGCAGGTACAACAGATCAACAGGGGCTAATTTTAGTTGATCATAAAGTGGTGATACAACGATTTTATAATTTGTTTGATGTTTATCAAATACTTGTTTGATGCCGGTTAACAATTTTTTTTGTGCTCGCCCGATCACCGGCGCTACGTTAACAGCTAAGCTATCCCGTTTGTAAAATACAGGCTTCCGCTTTAGGTAATACTGCTCTTTGTTTGTTCGGATCTGCTGCTCAAGGAACTCCATGCGTTGTTCGTTCGTAACTGGATCATACAGCATTGGTATGGATTGAAAAATGCCGCCTGCTGCCGAATCCGGTTTAACGGAAAAAACAAAGGCTGGAATAAACTCTTTGAGAAATGCATAATTAAGAAATGCCTTAAAAAAGGTGATCTGAAACTTCAGCCGGCTTTCACCGGACACAGCCGGGTGTTTGATCCGAAAATATTTTTTTTGATTCTTAGTTTCTTCCAGTAGTACTTTATCAATAACAAGCAGCACATGTTTGATCTGGCAATTGTTATTATCTAGAAATCGAATTTTTTTGGCAACACCATAAAGGTTTTCACCGTATGCATCAAAATGATAGCAGCGGTCAGCGGGCTCACCAGTCAGTTGACCCCACGTATTTACTTCGTAATAAATTGAGCGTGAATTACCCAATACATAACTGGTATATTGTTGCCTGGGATAGCGGTTGATAAAATTCTCTGTTGAAACATAATCCTTGTTTAGTGTAACATAATTATTACCGCCGGATTCATAGTAGCTATTATAATGTCTTAGTACCTTAAACGGATCGTATAAAAAATATAAAACCATAAGCACTAACAGTGGCGAACAAAACAAAAGCAGTTTCGACAAAAGTCGTTTCATCTGCATGATTTAGAACTGGAAATAAATAAAGGTCTCTTCTTTACCACTGTACATAAATATAAGAATAGCAAGCAGGTAATAAAACGACCAGCGAAGCAGTTTTGGCCAGCCCGTCCCGAATTTCTGTAATGCATAGTGCTGCTCCCTTCCCAGCCATTCCACAACCATAAAGAACAGAATAAACAGGAGCGGTTCTTTTGGAAATAACTGCAACGGTTCCAGGAACGAGGACGAAAAAATAGTGCTCACAATATCCCAGGCCTGCGTAAGATTAGCCGACCGGAAAAAGATCCATGCAAAGACCGTTAGTGTAAACGTCAACAGAATACGACCTGCATCGGGAATGGAAGGCAATAGTTTGCCCTGCGCAACAATCGTAATATGATCCCGGTTTTTGTTCGATAGTAGTAATGGCAGAAAATACAAAGCATTGAGCAGGCCCCAAACAATAAAGGTCCAGTTGGCTCCATGCCAAAAACCACTCACAAGAAAAATGATGAATGTATTCCTCACCTTCATCCATGTACCACCCTTACTTCCGCCAAGTGGAATGTATAAATAATCCCTGAACCACGTGGAAAGAGAGATATGCCACCTTCTCCAGAACTCAGCAATATCTCTTGAAAAATAAGGGAAGGCAAAATTGCGCAGAAGTTCTATACCAAACAGTTTTGACACTCCCAATGCGATATCCGAATAACCGGAAAAGTCGCCATAGATCTGGAAAGTAAATAGTAACGCACCTAAGAACAACGTACTGCCATTGTAATCGGCACTTCCGTCAAAAATTATATTAACATATTCGGCGCAGGTATCGGCAATCACCACTTTCTTAAAAAGCCCCCACAATATTTGTCGTAACCCATCAATCGCCTGCTGGTAATTGAATTTACGGGGCACTTCCAGTTGCGGTAATAAATGTGTAGCACGTTCAATAGGACCTGCAACCAGCAACGGAAAATAACTTACAAACAACGCATAATTCACGAAATTGTAAACCGCCGGTATCCGTTTTTTATAAATATCGATGATGTAGGAAAGCCCGTGAAACGTATAAAACGAAATACCTACCGGCAGAATGATTTGAACAATTTTAAATGTGTACTTATCTACCTGTAATCCAAGGCTCGTCAAAAGACTTGTAAACTCAACAACAAAAAAATTGTAATACTTGAATACAGCTAAAAACCCTAAATTAATCCCGATACTCAGCACCAGCCAAAACTTTCGTTTTGCCTTACTCTCCGTTTCATGGATCTTAATACCGGAGAAATAATCCAGTAAAGTGGAAAACAATAATAAAAACAAAAAACGCCAATCCCACCAGCCGTAAAACACATAGCTCATCAACAGTAACATACTGTTTTGCAACCACAATTTTTTATTGGTTACAAACCAATAGAGCACAAAAACAATTGGCAGGAAAAAAGCAAAGTCTAAAGAGTTAAAGAGCATTTGGCGAATCGGGTTCAGTTAAATATTGGTTCGACGATAAAACACGCATCCATTGATTCGATACGTACATTAATTCCAAATCTGAAGAAAAAGAACTGGCATTCATAAATCGGGTCAATGCCTGCTGCCTGATCTCCTTCTTACAATTAATCAGTTGACGGATTCCTTTCTCCAAAACTTCGGTTGAAAGTTGCGTTATAATGCCGTGTCCCGGATTTTGAGAAAGAAAGTCAATTTGTGCTTTCGTGTTTGATGCAAAAAGAAACAAACCGGCTTGGTAGTAAGCAAGCAGTTTATTTGTGATACAGAGATCTCTGTTTTCGTTTGACGCAGCATCCTCTAATGCAACTCCCACATCGTAGCTTCCCAGCAAGGCATGCAATTCGTACTGCGCCAAGGGTTTGTGTACAACAACATTTACCACATGCTGGATATGGCTATGAAAAAATGCCCCGTCTAAATGGCCATACAAATGCAACTCTGCCTCGTTAGCAAAAGAACCAATGGCTCGCAACAATTGCTCCAGTCCTCTCCCCGCTGCTATATGTTGTGAAAACCAAACAAACCGAAACCGGTGTTCACTAACAGCAACTGGTGCTACAAACTCAGCAGCTTCAAAATAATTGAGAACCGTTGCTATCTGTTTCAGGCTTCCGTTACAATCCTTTTGCACTTCTTTCAGTATAAGTGGTGCTGCGGTTGTGATATAAGAAGCATAAGGCAATGTAGCCTGAATCAATTCTTTCATACGTTGCCGGCTCCGCTCATCTGTATATTCACCGGGGTGATAATCTTCCACATCAACACCAAAGGGAATGTGATGCTTTTGGGCATAATATTGAACAGGATAAAAACTTCCGGGATTATGAGCAACTACTAGGTCTGCTTTACCTTGCAAACGGCGCAACACATATAACAATAGAATCGTACGTTTTTGCAGAGCTTGGGAAAGAATAGGTTTCGTGCGAACACCTAGCCATACCAGCCCCTTACAAACTATCTGGGTCACAGTGCTGATAAGCCAGGGTATAAACGGTTTACGATCAGCAGAAATTTCCACCAGTTTTACCGCATCGCCAAATCGCTTTTTTAACCGATCATTTAACGGCCTACTCCAGTTCTCAAAACTAAATGCCACTACCACAACGCTATAACCGAGAGAAACGGCCAGCTCAACCTCTTTTACCAATCGTGGATTGGTGGCCAGACTGGAGGTTGTAACAAATACAATTTGTTTAGGTGGTATCAATTAAAAGGTAATTTTCGGTACCCTGCTCTTCGCAAGTATCCTTTCAGCAGTTTTGCCCGCTTCCAGCCAAACAAAAATGAAATACTTTGAAAAACAAGTCCTCCATCCATCTTGCGTTTGCTGCCGCCGAGGGTGCTCACCTTTTCTGCCACCAGTTGTTCAAGTTCCGCATCGGCTGGATAAATGCGGAATAACCATTCTTTATATCGGTCGGCACAAAGTTGTTGAGTAACCCTGCTGTTTTCTTTTGCGAGCAAATAACCACAACCAAGATCGGTAGAAAGTACTGCTGCTTTGAAAGCCGGCACCGATGGACGTTGCGACAGCGATGGCAAACCCGATCGGTAATACAACAACGCATCGCTAGCAAATAACACCTCATTTACATGCGTTAACAAACGCATACTGAACTCGAAATCATTGTTGAGTGAAAGACGTTCGTCCCAACCGCCTGTTTTGGTGATCACGGATCGTGGAATTAACCACAACCATGCACCCATCATATCATATTTCTGCGCCATTGATATCTTGATCCAATCCAGGCTTGGCAAATCTTTCCAAACAGGTTCAGGTGTAAAGATGGCTGAAGCAGGCTTGCCATCGTAGAAACGACCCCACGCACAGGATGCCAGAGCATCAGTACGACCTTCCATCCGTTTAACCTGTGCTTCCAGATGCATCGGATTCATCAAATCGTCCGCATCAAAAAATTTGATATAATCGCCGTTTGCAACAGACAATCCGAAATTTGATGCCGCACATTGTCCTTTATTTTCCTGGTAATAATAACGGATGCGGGAATCGTTGAAGCGATGAATGATGGTTGCCGTTTCATCGGTTGATCCGTCATTCACTAAAATCAATTCAAAATTACGGTGGGTCTGCTGTAACACACTTTGAATTGCCTGCTGCAGAAAGGCTTCTGCATTATAACAAGGAACGATAACACTTATTAAAGAAACATTACAAGCAGTCATGCCTAAAAATCAATCGATGTTTTCCCAAGTTTTCGAGTGATCATATTGCGAAACCTGACCGCCAATTTTATGGGCTGTAAACCCAGAGCCCAATCTCGTAGCTCAGTTTGATGTGTATAATGAAAGCACTCAGAAACAGCAAAGCCTTCTGCTTCAATCAATCGTTCTGTCAAATCTTCTCTCAAAGCGGGTTTATCGAAAACTGAACCGGCTTTCACATAATCGATAGTATTGGTTTTGTACCACATTCCAACATTAACATGATGTCGAAACTGGCCACGGATTGTATCTGCAATAACAAAGTGATTTGCCTGAAAATCTTTATACCAGTCCAGATGAGTCCTGCAGTTGATATGCCCATCGCCGCTTTGTTTTGGTACAGCAGCAGAAAACACAACAACATCTGCGACTCCCGTCATCCACTTTATTAAAGAGAAAGAAATTGTCGGCTGGAGATGCTCTGCTACTTCAAGTGATACTGCAAGATCATATGTTTCGTTTAATTGACTTAAAAATTGCGAAACCCCGGTTTCATCATTCAAATCAAGTGATTGAAACTTTATAGAATCATAACCACTAAAATCCGGTTTTGCATAGCCATCCAAAGCAAGAACTGCTACACCTCGCTTTCCAAGCGCTTTACTTAACTGTCCGCTTCCGCAGCCAAACTCAATAATTTTTTTTGGATTGTATGATTTTACTATAGCATCAGCTATTGGCGCATAGTCATACTGAAAGATGGGAGAATTGAAATATTTTTCCTGATAAAATTTATTCATACATTCTTTTTTAATTTACTCTGATATTTCAATGGTCGGAGTAAGAATAGATTAATTAATGTGAAATACCCCGTTAACAAAGTTCATCAAAGAAAACTCTGTTTTTTTTATAACTTTTATTGTTTTTTTTAAATTAAATCCTCTAAAAAAAAACATAGCCAAATTTACAACCATTCTGCGGTCATTTTTTTTCAGAATCCACCTTTTCGCATCTTCTGTAATTGGAAGATTTAATTCTTTTATCGCATCTCGTAGATACAAATATCCATTCGATAGATATGAAAATTGGTTATTTATCTCTTGCCCTTCATGTCTTCGATAAATCATGAAATCGAAGGGTAATTTCACAATTGAGGCTTGTGATGCAGCTTTAAGATTGTAATACATATCATTTGCAGGACCATACTTAGTTGGATATTCGCCTATAGATTTGAAAAAACTACGCTTTTGAATAGTACCACCTGGGCCGCAAACAAGAAAGGGTTGGTCAAAAAAATGTTCGTGAATTGCCTTTGTTGGGTTTATCAGAACGGGGTTACTTGTATCTGATCCCTTAACATGAATCCCAAAACCAGCCTCTGGAAACATTTGCATTGCACTCACACAGAGTTCAATTCCGTTATACAATATTTGATCGTCGGAATCAACATACATCAAATAATCCCCTTTTGCAAATGAAGCAGCTTTATTTCTGTTACCATAGTCTCCGAGATTCCTTTCATTTTTATACACCCTTATTCGTTGATCTTTAGCCGCAAACGATTGTGCAATTTCAACAGTTCCATCAACTGATAAATCATCAACAATTATCAATTCAAAATTTGTATATGTTGACGCAAGGACACTTTCAATAGCCTCGCCGATAAATTTTTCTCTGTTGTAAGCCGTCATCAATACACTCACCAATAGTTGTTCAGCTTGCATGTTGTGCCTTCCCCTTTTTTTGTTCCAGATGAAGAATATTTTTTTTGTAATCTCCCCTTGAGAAAAATTTCTCAATGAAACAATACATTAAAATAAAAAAATAACGGCTACCCATTTCCCTGATCTTGAGTTTTGAAACACCTGCTTTACGGTTTCGCCACGAATTTGGCACAACCGTATAACTATATCCACGCACGATCGTTTTTAACGAAAGTTCAATTGTTAGATTGAAATGTGGCGCCATTAATGGCTGTATTCCTGCAATAGTTTCTTTTTTGTATAACTTAAACGCATTGGTTGCATCATTATAACGGGTGCCAATCACCATACGTATTATTGTGTTAGCCATGCGGTTGATCACCAGTTTATGAAACGGATAATCAATGAGCTTACCACCCTTTATAAAACGGGATCCAAATA
It encodes the following:
- a CDS encoding glycosyltransferase family 2 protein, yielding MTACNVSLISVIVPCYNAEAFLQQAIQSVLQQTHRNFELILVNDGSTDETATIIHRFNDSRIRYYYQENKGQCAASNFGLSVANGDYIKFFDADDLMNPMHLEAQVKRMEGRTDALASCAWGRFYDGKPASAIFTPEPVWKDLPSLDWIKISMAQKYDMMGAWLWLIPRSVITKTGGWDERLSLNNDFEFSMRLLTHVNEVLFASDALLYYRSGLPSLSQRPSVPAFKAAVLSTDLGCGYLLAKENSRVTQQLCADRYKEWLFRIYPADAELEQLVAEKVSTLGGSKRKMDGGLVFQSISFLFGWKRAKLLKGYLRRAGYRKLPFN
- a CDS encoding glycosyltransferase family 2 protein, with protein sequence MLKLSIVIPAYNEEGSIAETVQTLFEVLQKYKIDHEIVVINDNSKDNTIQVLQGLQEQVHSLVYYTNKGPNGFGYAVRYGLEKFTGDCVAVMMADLSDDPLDLVRFYHRMLEDNVDCVFGSRFIKGGKLIDYPFHKLVINRMANTIIRMVIGTRYNDATNAFKLYKKETIAGIQPLMAPHFNLTIELSLKTIVRGYSYTVVPNSWRNRKAGVSKLKIREMGSRYFFILMYCFIEKFFSRGDYKKNILHLEQKKGKAQHAS
- a CDS encoding glycosyltransferase family 2 protein; this translates as MQAEQLLVSVLMTAYNREKFIGEAIESVLASTYTNFELIIVDDLSVDGTVEIAQSFAAKDQRIRVYKNERNLGDYGNRNKAASFAKGDYLMYVDSDDQILYNGIELCVSAMQMFPEAGFGIHVKGSDTSNPVLINPTKAIHEHFFDQPFLVCGPGGTIQKRSFFKSIGEYPTKYGPANDMYYNLKAASQASIVKLPFDFMIYRRHEGQEINNQFSYLSNGYLYLRDAIKELNLPITEDAKRWILKKNDRRMVVNLAMFFFRGFNLKKTIKVIKKTEFSLMNFVNGVFHIN
- a CDS encoding class I SAM-dependent methyltransferase — its product is MNKFYQEKYFNSPIFQYDYAPIADAIVKSYNPKKIIEFGCGSGQLSKALGKRGVAVLALDGYAKPDFSGYDSIKFQSLDLNDETGVSQFLSQLNETYDLAVSLEVAEHLQPTISFSLIKWMTGVADVVVFSAAVPKQSGDGHINCRTHLDWYKDFQANHFVIADTIRGQFRHHVNVGMWYKTNTIDYVKAGSVFDKPALREDLTERLIEAEGFAVSECFHYTHQTELRDWALGLQPIKLAVRFRNMITRKLGKTSIDF
- a CDS encoding MBOAT family O-acyltransferase, translated to MLFNSLDFAFFLPIVFVLYWFVTNKKLWLQNSMLLLMSYVFYGWWDWRFLFLLLFSTLLDYFSGIKIHETESKAKRKFWLVLSIGINLGFLAVFKYYNFFVVEFTSLLTSLGLQVDKYTFKIVQIILPVGISFYTFHGLSYIIDIYKKRIPAVYNFVNYALFVSYFPLLVAGPIERATHLLPQLEVPRKFNYQQAIDGLRQILWGLFKKVVIADTCAEYVNIIFDGSADYNGSTLFLGALLFTFQIYGDFSGYSDIALGVSKLFGIELLRNFAFPYFSRDIAEFWRRWHISLSTWFRDYLYIPLGGSKGGTWMKVRNTFIIFLVSGFWHGANWTFIVWGLLNALYFLPLLLSNKNRDHITIVAQGKLLPSIPDAGRILLTFTLTVFAWIFFRSANLTQAWDIVSTIFSSSFLEPLQLFPKEPLLFILFFMVVEWLGREQHYALQKFGTGWPKLLRWSFYYLLAILIFMYSGKEETFIYFQF
- a CDS encoding TDP-N-acetylfucosamine:lipid II N-acetylfucosaminyltransferase produces the protein MRIVHIMIFEKFIRGYIEFVVKEFDVRDHHFYIVGKDYKKYNLDNLPNVTIVDNYYKLLKFVFAINRSQRIILHGLWHEGVIRLLLLQPWLIKKCYWMMWGGDFYYYDSETVSKKRLIKKLQHFVGFVRGDYEFVREKYGAAGEFHESILYTVAFFEELVRKRTAGKEESIKILVGNSADPSNNHLQIFEILLPFKDAGIEVIVPLSYGNESYRNDVVEKGAELFGDHFKPLLDFIPLDQYKKMLTEIQIGIFNHGRQQGLGNIITLLSYGKKVFLRKDVTTWGAFKDLGVTLYDIKEFTLTDIDPETRKENIQSMKQYFTPENYKTQLTRLFYSNQNSSN